In Bradyrhizobium erythrophlei, a single genomic region encodes these proteins:
- a CDS encoding ABC transporter substrate-binding protein has translation MIRTIRAFGATVAIVVSCFAGQAPAEAKQLTLCWAAWDPANALVELGKDFTAKTGIDMKYEFVPWTSYADRFLNELNSKGKLCDLIIGDSQWIGGAAENGHYVKLNDFFQKEGITMNDFMPATVVGYSEWPKNTPNYWALPAMGDAIGWTYRKDWFARPEIQAEFKKKYGRDLAPPETYDQLKEIAEFFQGREIDGKKVYGAYIYTERGSEGITMGVTNVLYDWGFQYDNPKKPYEMEGFVNSPEAVKGLEFYKALYKCCTAPGLSNAYMSEGLDAFKSGQVAMQMNFFAFFPGLYKDPNVGGDKIGFFVNPKQKYQYTQLGGQGISVVSYSPNRDDALAYIKWFAQPDVQKKWWSLGGYSCHKAVLNDPNFPKSAPFAADFLKSMDIVKDFWAEPAYAELLLDMQKRVHDYVVADKGTAKEALDLLVKDWQKVFKEEGKI, from the coding sequence ATGATCCGAACGATCCGTGCGTTTGGAGCGACGGTTGCGATCGTCGTTTCATGTTTCGCTGGCCAGGCTCCCGCCGAGGCCAAGCAGTTGACCTTGTGTTGGGCGGCCTGGGATCCGGCCAACGCGCTGGTGGAGTTGGGCAAGGACTTCACCGCAAAAACCGGCATCGACATGAAATACGAGTTCGTTCCATGGACGAGCTATGCCGATCGCTTCCTCAACGAACTAAACTCCAAGGGCAAGCTGTGCGATCTTATTATCGGTGACAGCCAATGGATCGGCGGCGCCGCCGAGAACGGCCATTACGTCAAGCTCAATGATTTCTTCCAGAAGGAAGGAATCACGATGAACGATTTTATGCCGGCAACCGTGGTCGGTTATTCCGAGTGGCCGAAGAACACGCCGAACTATTGGGCCCTCCCGGCAATGGGTGACGCGATCGGCTGGACCTATCGCAAGGACTGGTTTGCGAGACCCGAAATCCAGGCCGAGTTCAAGAAGAAGTACGGCCGCGACCTCGCCCCGCCAGAGACCTACGATCAACTGAAGGAGATCGCCGAATTCTTCCAGGGCCGGGAGATCGACGGAAAGAAAGTCTACGGAGCCTACATCTACACCGAGCGCGGCTCCGAAGGCATCACCATGGGCGTGACGAACGTCCTCTACGACTGGGGCTTCCAGTACGACAATCCGAAGAAGCCGTACGAGATGGAAGGCTTTGTCAATTCTCCCGAGGCGGTGAAGGGGCTCGAGTTCTACAAGGCGCTGTACAAGTGCTGCACGGCGCCGGGCCTGAGCAATGCCTACATGTCGGAAGGCCTGGATGCCTTCAAGTCGGGGCAGGTCGCGATGCAGATGAACTTCTTCGCGTTCTTCCCAGGCCTCTACAAAGATCCCAATGTCGGCGGCGACAAGATCGGCTTTTTCGTCAATCCGAAGCAGAAGTATCAGTACACCCAGCTCGGGGGACAAGGCATCTCGGTCGTCTCCTACTCGCCGAACCGGGACGATGCGCTCGCCTACATCAAATGGTTTGCGCAGCCCGATGTTCAGAAGAAGTGGTGGTCGCTCGGCGGCTATTCCTGCCACAAGGCGGTGCTCAACGATCCGAATTTCCCGAAGAGCGCACCGTTCGCGGCGGACTTCCTGAAGTCGATGGACATCGTGAAGGACTTCTGGGCTGAGCCGGCCTATGCCGAACTCCTGCTCGACATGCAGAAGCGCGTGCATGACTACGTCGTCGCCGACAAGGGCACAGCGAAGGAAGCACTCGATCTGCTGGTCAAGGATTGGCAGAAAGTGTTCAAGGAAGAGGGTAAGATCTAG
- a CDS encoding porin: MRTTFISALAVFACSVAGHADELSDARVKQLSDQNQALAKRLADLERRQQNFEKKSMAKAQPAFAKGNLSDAMAADLPYKTAQKAPAPASDDLCWNGVCLYGSMEMALTYQNHGAPLSVLSGSAVDYLIGKTSNGPYFGIAPNAMTNSNIGLRGKQEIADGLYAVFNLQTLFNAENGTILSGIGSVAQNNGLSLAQQNAAGDSSKAGQAFNNAAYAGLSSAKYGTLTFGRQSTLISDAVVNYDPIPGSNAFSVIGFQGLTGGGGATENRTFDNSFEYRVNVGPVRLAAETQLRNGGNSGTGNAFQGSVGFDYMGFSFDALGSKINDAVSAAPLSAAQVAAAAAAPVPTGLGAVAATVSDNTAFMLVAKYTIGPLRLYGGYEHINFANPNNPLVPGAFLEGGYTIFAPNNTNFTTDKIFQVFWAGAKYSVRSDLDLTLAYYHQSQNSFVIGNGTNSTGTCKTAVSAGCSGTLDAVSFVTDYRFAKHFDAYAGIMWSQAQNGLISGFLLATPGVNKLSAYDPTVGLRYQF; the protein is encoded by the coding sequence ATGAGGACGACTTTCATATCTGCGTTGGCTGTCTTTGCTTGCTCAGTAGCGGGCCACGCCGACGAGCTTTCCGATGCGCGGGTGAAACAACTTAGCGATCAGAATCAGGCGTTGGCCAAGCGCCTTGCGGATCTTGAGAGGCGTCAGCAGAATTTCGAAAAAAAGTCGATGGCAAAAGCCCAGCCCGCCTTCGCGAAAGGGAATCTCAGCGACGCGATGGCCGCCGATCTGCCATACAAGACGGCCCAGAAGGCTCCCGCCCCAGCGAGCGACGATCTGTGCTGGAATGGCGTTTGTCTGTATGGCTCCATGGAGATGGCTCTGACCTATCAGAACCACGGCGCTCCGCTCAGCGTCCTCTCCGGCTCAGCGGTGGATTATCTGATCGGGAAGACGTCCAACGGTCCGTATTTCGGCATCGCCCCCAACGCGATGACCAATTCGAATATCGGTCTCAGGGGAAAGCAGGAGATTGCAGACGGTCTTTACGCCGTGTTCAACCTTCAGACGCTGTTCAATGCGGAGAATGGCACGATTCTCAGCGGGATCGGATCCGTTGCGCAGAACAACGGGTTGTCACTTGCCCAGCAGAACGCAGCTGGCGATTCTTCCAAAGCCGGCCAGGCCTTCAACAACGCGGCCTATGCCGGTCTAAGCTCGGCGAAATACGGTACATTGACCTTCGGTCGGCAATCCACGCTGATCTCGGATGCCGTCGTCAACTATGATCCAATCCCCGGTTCGAATGCCTTTTCGGTGATCGGCTTCCAGGGGCTCACCGGTGGCGGCGGTGCTACCGAGAACCGTACCTTCGACAACTCGTTCGAATATCGAGTGAACGTCGGCCCGGTTCGTCTCGCTGCGGAAACCCAACTTAGGAATGGCGGCAACAGCGGCACCGGCAACGCGTTCCAAGGCAGTGTCGGGTTCGACTATATGGGCTTTTCGTTTGATGCGCTCGGCTCCAAAATAAACGACGCGGTTTCTGCAGCTCCTCTGAGCGCTGCGCAAGTCGCGGCGGCTGCCGCTGCGCCCGTACCGACCGGATTGGGAGCCGTGGCGGCGACAGTATCCGACAACACCGCTTTTATGCTTGTTGCCAAGTACACCATCGGGCCGCTCAGGCTATATGGTGGATATGAGCATATCAATTTTGCCAACCCGAATAATCCGTTGGTGCCCGGCGCATTCCTCGAGGGCGGATACACCATCTTTGCCCCAAACAACACCAACTTCACCACCGACAAGATCTTCCAGGTGTTCTGGGCTGGTGCGAAATATTCGGTCAGGTCCGATCTCGATCTGACGCTTGCCTATTATCACCAAAGCCAGAACAGCTTTGTGATTGGGAATGGCACCAATTCAACGGGTACTTGCAAAACCGCTGTATCAGCTGGCTGCAGTGGAACCTTGGATGCGGTGTCCTTCGTTACCGATTATCGGTTCGCCAAGCACTTCGATGCCTATGCAGGTATCATGTGGTCGCAGGCGCAGAATGGTCTTATCAGCGGCTTCCTTCTCGCGACGCCAGGCGTAAACAAATTATCCGCCTACGACCCCACCGTCGGTCTGCGCTACCAGTTCTGA
- a CDS encoding LysR family transcriptional regulator, whose protein sequence is MGGYMELRHLRYFVAIAESGSFTVAAKQRLNTAQPSLSRQIRELEAEVGVQLLIRSRRGIELTAAGRAFLDHARIALDQAEAGREAARKAARPAKPTFVLGFLTGQEMDWLPEAINVLRDELPKIEITVLSKTSPWLAEALTRGKLDLAFMRAEPGMPSLMYQLVTKERLVVVLPRNHRLALLEEINPRELADENFITVSSTAPTVKAVIDEFISRSGVDIHPVHEADNLTMAMTLVVSTGGVCLLPAYAEKILPVSVISRPLAGEAPTIDLVVGYSKANTSQTLQRFLSRVDDLISKVDDLVPRSR, encoded by the coding sequence ATGGGCGGTTACATGGAGCTTCGGCATCTTCGATACTTTGTCGCCATCGCCGAGTCGGGTAGCTTCACTGTTGCGGCGAAGCAGAGGTTAAATACGGCCCAGCCCTCGCTGAGTCGGCAGATCCGTGAGCTTGAGGCCGAAGTCGGCGTTCAGTTGCTGATACGCAGCAGGCGCGGAATCGAGTTGACCGCGGCCGGCCGCGCGTTTCTGGATCACGCCCGGATTGCGCTGGACCAGGCGGAGGCCGGCCGAGAAGCTGCGCGCAAGGCCGCGCGTCCAGCCAAACCTACTTTCGTTCTTGGATTTCTGACGGGTCAGGAAATGGACTGGCTTCCCGAAGCGATAAACGTTCTACGCGATGAACTTCCAAAGATCGAGATCACGGTTTTGAGCAAAACGTCGCCTTGGTTAGCTGAAGCGCTGACGAGAGGTAAGCTTGACCTCGCCTTCATGCGAGCCGAGCCGGGCATGCCCAGTCTTATGTACCAGCTTGTTACGAAGGAACGCTTAGTTGTCGTTTTGCCGAGGAATCATCGTCTTGCCTTGCTTGAGGAAATCAATCCGCGCGAGCTCGCCGATGAGAATTTCATCACCGTGTCGAGCACTGCCCCAACGGTGAAAGCGGTAATCGACGAGTTCATATCGCGATCGGGCGTCGATATTCACCCCGTTCACGAGGCAGACAATCTCACTATGGCGATGACTCTGGTTGTATCAACAGGTGGAGTGTGCTTGCTGCCAGCTTACGCAGAAAAAATTCTTCCGGTCTCGGTCATCAGCCGGCCGCTCGCGGGCGAAGCACCGACGATTGATTTAGTCGTTGGTTATAGTAAAGCCAACACATCTCAGACGTTGCAACGGTTTCTCTCAAGGGTCGATGATCTCATTTCAAAGGTCGACGACCTTGTTCCTCGTAGTCGGTAA
- a CDS encoding MBL fold metallo-hydrolase, with protein MVGSPPSAAAAENPELAQNGGAPGTKEAAASDRMGTILVSQFGPVKIHSYLSPLDGFHVNTQMIEGPTAVVIFDSQLLLPYADEVASYVQTLGKPVDRIILSHAHTDHWAGLQVLTERFADVRVFALDGVADPIRARGKARLDSFRPIYGDKIATRITVPTETITEGLQRIDGITYDFKRFIDAEADLQLAALLPEQKVLMAFDLVFSPNEHVFTVVDHFDHWIIVLEQLKALQGYDTITIGHDTPVHRSAIDSTITYVKRAREIHAASADAKTYSESLKAAFPDRQLASVVDFSAKLLYAARR; from the coding sequence TTGGTCGGCTCGCCCCCGTCGGCTGCTGCCGCCGAAAACCCTGAGTTGGCACAGAACGGTGGCGCGCCCGGGACCAAGGAGGCCGCGGCGTCGGACCGCATGGGGACCATCCTCGTAAGCCAGTTCGGCCCTGTCAAAATTCATTCCTACCTCAGTCCCCTTGATGGCTTTCACGTCAATACGCAGATGATCGAGGGGCCAACAGCAGTCGTCATCTTCGATAGTCAGCTCCTGCTGCCGTATGCCGACGAAGTCGCGTCATACGTGCAGACGCTCGGCAAACCCGTCGACCGGATCATTCTCTCGCATGCGCATACCGATCACTGGGCTGGCCTTCAGGTTCTGACGGAGCGGTTCGCCGACGTCCGTGTGTTCGCCCTGGACGGGGTCGCCGACCCTATCCGCGCCAGGGGCAAAGCGAGACTCGATAGCTTCCGCCCGATATACGGTGACAAGATCGCGACGAGGATCACCGTCCCGACGGAGACGATCACCGAAGGTCTGCAACGAATCGACGGCATCACCTACGACTTCAAGCGCTTCATCGACGCCGAAGCGGATTTGCAGCTTGCCGCCCTGTTGCCCGAGCAGAAAGTATTGATGGCGTTCGACCTAGTGTTTTCACCGAACGAACACGTCTTCACCGTTGTGGATCATTTCGATCACTGGATCATCGTTCTCGAACAGCTCAAGGCGCTCCAAGGCTACGACACGATCACCATCGGGCATGACACGCCCGTCCACCGCTCCGCGATCGACAGCACGATTACCTACGTCAAGCGCGCCAGGGAGATCCATGCGGCTTCCGCCGACGCGAAAACCTACAGCGAGAGCCTAAAAGCCGCGTTCCCCGACCGGCAGCTGGCCAGCGTAGTGGATTTCTCCGCCAAGCTTCTTTACGCCGCGCGTCGCTGA
- a CDS encoding MBL fold metallo-hydrolase has translation MIKPSTILTRRSVFRTGVGLAVAATATPVLTPISAGAEGARQAGTEPLNGDGFYRFKIGDFQATVISDGYGQIPVRPIFVMNASEAELAPVLKANFMQPVIQVTNNILVVDTGKERIAVDSGFGEKIGPSFGSFPGLEANLRRAGIAPESIDLVVTSHGHLDHIGGFVTKSGALAFPKAQFVFVDTEWNYWTGSRYESEVNSSPMPDQFKKGTIGAARDNLPPVANRSRFVKQGGEIATGVHYVAAPGHSPFHAAILFTSGNDQFIHMGDIAHHPVTSLQHPEWTPIFDYDPAQAIQSRKAILDRVATDGIMVMGYHFPFPAIGHVVRRDAAYHWEAAQWIW, from the coding sequence ATGATTAAGCCCTCGACGATCCTGACGCGTCGCAGTGTATTTCGCACTGGCGTCGGCCTAGCCGTTGCTGCAACGGCAACGCCGGTGCTCACCCCTATCTCGGCCGGGGCGGAGGGCGCCCGTCAAGCCGGCACGGAACCACTAAACGGCGACGGTTTCTATCGCTTCAAGATCGGCGACTTCCAGGCGACCGTGATCTCGGATGGCTATGGGCAGATACCGGTCCGGCCGATCTTCGTTATGAACGCCTCTGAAGCTGAGCTCGCTCCGGTCTTGAAGGCAAACTTCATGCAGCCGGTGATCCAGGTCACGAACAACATCTTGGTGGTCGACACGGGAAAGGAGCGCATCGCCGTCGATTCCGGCTTTGGCGAGAAAATCGGCCCATCCTTCGGCAGCTTTCCCGGCCTCGAAGCGAACCTGCGCCGGGCCGGAATCGCGCCCGAGAGCATAGATCTGGTCGTGACGTCGCACGGTCATCTGGATCATATCGGCGGCTTCGTGACGAAATCGGGCGCGCTGGCGTTTCCGAAGGCTCAGTTCGTCTTTGTCGATACGGAATGGAATTACTGGACCGGGAGCCGATACGAAAGTGAGGTCAACAGTTCGCCGATGCCCGACCAGTTCAAGAAGGGTACAATTGGCGCAGCGCGCGACAACTTGCCACCGGTCGCCAACCGATCCCGGTTCGTGAAGCAGGGCGGCGAAATCGCGACCGGCGTGCACTATGTTGCGGCGCCCGGACATTCGCCGTTCCATGCCGCAATCCTGTTCACCTCGGGCAACGATCAGTTCATCCATATGGGTGACATTGCCCATCACCCGGTGACGAGTTTGCAGCACCCCGAATGGACGCCCATCTTCGACTACGATCCCGCGCAAGCGATCCAGTCGCGCAAGGCCATTCTGGACCGCGTCGCGACCGATGGGATCATGGTGATGGGCTATCATTTTCCGTTCCCGGCTATTGGGCATGTCGTCCGGCGCGACGCGGCATACCACTGGGAAGCTGCCCAGTGGATCTGGTAG
- a CDS encoding TetR/AcrR family transcriptional regulator: protein MSREQAAENRRAIVAAATRLFRERGVEAVGLSELMKHAGFTQGGFYNHFESKADLVAEVLASAIGEGIAEFTKLARTPVDESTTALRRYINWYLSKAHRDNIDHGCPVTGFAGDARRLGAGAQSHFAGGLDDLITILAGLIAESGSPVMEGERRTLRERAISLHCEMLGALVLSRSVAQAAPALSNEILENARRDVLASLDERSSQASKPRKKP from the coding sequence GTGTCGAGAGAACAGGCTGCGGAAAACCGCCGCGCGATTGTTGCCGCGGCAACGCGGCTATTCAGAGAACGCGGGGTGGAGGCCGTCGGGCTGAGCGAACTGATGAAGCATGCTGGCTTCACGCAAGGTGGCTTTTATAACCACTTTGAGTCCAAGGCGGACCTGGTGGCCGAAGTGCTTGCTTCGGCAATCGGCGAGGGGATTGCCGAGTTCACCAAATTGGCAAGGACCCCGGTCGACGAATCCACCACTGCTCTTCGGCGCTACATAAACTGGTATCTGTCGAAAGCCCACCGCGACAACATCGATCACGGCTGTCCCGTCACCGGATTTGCCGGCGATGCTCGCCGCTTGGGCGCCGGAGCCCAGTCGCACTTTGCCGGCGGATTGGACGATCTGATAACGATCCTCGCCGGACTGATCGCCGAGAGTGGATCGCCAGTTATGGAGGGCGAGCGGAGGACGTTGCGCGAACGGGCAATCAGCTTGCATTGCGAAATGCTGGGTGCGCTGGTCTTGTCACGGTCCGTCGCGCAGGCTGCGCCAGCGCTTTCGAACGAGATTCTGGAGAACGCGCGGCGAGACGTACTCGCGTCTCTCGATGAGCGCTCTAGCCAGGCTTCCAAACCGCGAAAGAAACCCTAG
- a CDS encoding SDR family NAD(P)-dependent oxidoreductase produces MSKLQGKVAVVTGGTTGIGFATAKRFVDEGATVFITGRRQKELDEAVEAIGGDVVGVRGDVSKLPDLDRLYETVKVRGKIDVLVANAGTGEFAPLASLTEEHFDKLFDLNVKGTLFTVQKALPLMNDGGSIILIGSVASVKGTASFGTYGATKAAVRSLVRTWTVELKDRRIRSNVLSPGPIRTPLVDLQQPEAIARIVATIPMGRIGEPDEVAKAAVFLASDDSSFVTGIELFVDGGRGQV; encoded by the coding sequence ATGAGCAAGTTGCAGGGAAAGGTGGCCGTGGTCACCGGTGGTACAACGGGAATAGGTTTCGCCACGGCGAAGCGGTTCGTCGATGAAGGCGCAACCGTCTTCATAACGGGGCGCCGCCAAAAGGAGCTCGACGAGGCCGTCGAGGCGATCGGCGGCGATGTGGTAGGGGTTCGGGGAGACGTCTCCAAACTGCCGGATCTGGATCGCCTTTACGAGACAGTGAAGGTGAGGGGAAAGATCGATGTCCTGGTCGCCAATGCCGGCACGGGCGAGTTCGCTCCCTTGGCAAGCCTCACGGAAGAGCACTTCGACAAGCTTTTCGATCTCAACGTCAAGGGCACGCTATTCACGGTACAAAAGGCCTTGCCCCTGATGAACGATGGAGGATCCATCATTCTCATCGGCTCCGTTGCAAGCGTCAAAGGCACAGCTTCCTTCGGTACCTACGGCGCGACCAAGGCCGCGGTTCGCAGCCTGGTGCGCACCTGGACCGTAGAGTTGAAGGACCGTCGCATTCGCTCGAATGTCCTAAGTCCGGGTCCTATCAGGACGCCGCTGGTGGATCTGCAGCAGCCGGAGGCTATTGCAAGGATCGTCGCGACCATTCCTATGGGACGCATAGGAGAGCCGGACGAAGTCGCCAAGGCGGCGGTATTCCTGGCCTCGGACGATTCCAGCTTTGTCACAGGCATCGAACTATTCGTCGATGGTGGCCGCGGTCAGGTTTGA